A stretch of Chanodichthys erythropterus isolate Z2021 chromosome 20, ASM2448905v1, whole genome shotgun sequence DNA encodes these proteins:
- the olfml3a gene encoding olfactomedin-like protein 3B — protein MKASIFFILLTILAHSRGQYHYQGLMNYLENRMIAMEERIALWHEQNNRYNSDLKEFRQQAADLLEKLAKEHNKLRSDMEGAGARVDRVEREMDYIETKNPPKPCVKAADKMVEQDVVVKERKKEEFFELSVCVNIVSTLKAMKILKRLGSPKGIWTKDARSAKVYVFNGTSDNTLYEFNSVKELSASSGLSKGRQITVPSTWNGTGHAVYDGCLYYISESSELQVIKYDLKKGSVADSAVFPMEDRSPVYQLNPETLVDLVVDEDGLWALYPAGDTINLAKMDSNSLDIEQMWDTACPRNNAEAAFIVCGTVYVVYNTKPPSRSRVQCVYDVNDMVSSGEAPLIYFPRRYGAHSSLKYNPEERQLYAWDDGYQILYKLALKKKLWAIMPPPEE, from the exons ATGAAAGCCTCCATATTTTTTATTCTCTTGACCATTTTGGCTCATTCCAGAGGCCAGTACCACTACCAGGGCCTGATGAACTACCTGGAAAACAGGATGATTGCTATGGAG GAACGCATTGCCTTGTGGCATGAACAGAACAACCGCTACAACTCCGACCTGAAGGAATTCAGGCAGCAGGCCGCAGACCTGTTGGAGAAGTTGGCCAAGGAGCACAATAAACTGCGTTCGGACATGGAGGGCGCAGGAGCACGGGTAGACCGTGTGGAGCGTGAGATGGACTATATTGAAACCAAGAATCCCCCTAAGCCTTGTGTGAAAGCAGCAGACAAAATGGTGGAACAGGATGTTGTTGTCAAAGAGAGGAAGAAGGAAGAGTTCTTTGAGTTGTCTG TGTGTGTGAACATTGTATCCACTCTAAAAGCAATGAAGATCCTTAAGAGGTTGGGGAGCCCGAAAGGTATCTGGACCAAAGATGCCAGGTCAGCAAAAGTCTACGTCTTCAACGGCACATCCGACAACACGCTGTATGAATTCAACTCAGTGAAAGAGCTCTCGGCATCATCAGGCCTATCTAAAGGCAGGCAAATCACTGTTCCCTCCACTTGGAACGGGACCGGTCATGCAGTCTATGATGGCTGTCTCTATTACATCAGTGAAAGTTCAGAGCTCCAAGTTATTAAATATGACCTCAAGAAAGGTTCGGTTGCAGACAGTGCAGTGTTTCCCATGGAGGACCGCAGCCCAGTGTACCAACTCAATCCAGAGACACTGGTGGACTTGGTGGTGGATGAGGATGGGTTATGGGCGCTGTATCCGGCTGGAGACACTATTAATCTTGCTAAGATGGACTCTAACTCTCTGGATATAGAACAGATGTGGGACACGGCGTGTCCAAGAAAcaacgctgaagcagcttttatTGTCTGTGGCACAGTCTATGTGGTTTACAACACCAAGCCGCCGAGCCGCTCGCGTGTGCAGTGTGTGTACGATGTGAATGACATGGTGAGCAGTGGCGAAGCCCCTCTGATTTATTTCCCAAGGCGCTACGGGGCTCATTCCAGCCTCAAATACAATCCTGAGGAGCGGCAACTCTATGCATGGGATGATGGGTACCAAATTCTGTATAAACTAGCGCTGAAGAAGAAGCTGTGGGCGATAATGCCACCACCTGAGGAATAG